The following are from one region of the Halobacteriovorax vibrionivorans genome:
- a CDS encoding efflux RND transporter periplasmic adaptor subunit produces the protein MNKVLIIVFLGFISLFSSCQSKKEVETTTSQKVETYYTCSMHPQIREDKPGKCPICHMNLTKVEVEHDHATDKEAKAEKKQLWACENFPEVTSEKEEVCPLDGTPMVKVDINKKEAASVVAKVKLRKSHLNHFNPSFFPVTTMKMTKKIRLLGQVLESEEKESNIPARIDGRVEKVYVKSTGSFVKAGDPVVDIYSPRLITGGEEYILARSTYLKNRSREFRDLYHQSRERLELWGIKKDQYEEWAKNGKIPKNITIYSPATGVVQTRNATVGKYFKEGQDFFKLSNLSDVWVEFDVYEQDSALVEIGQKVELNFIALPGETTTGEIDFVSPVLDSTSRTLKVRATIENKNGKLKPGMVANAQISLNLEGMPLVIPRSAVIDTGKRKVAWVKESDRSFKSIIINTGHESEGYVEVVSGLKEGDEVVIEGNFLLDAQAQLFGGYEDMND, from the coding sequence ATGAATAAGGTCTTGATTATTGTCTTTTTAGGGTTTATCTCTCTCTTTTCTTCTTGTCAGAGTAAGAAAGAAGTTGAAACAACAACGTCTCAAAAAGTTGAAACTTATTACACATGTTCAATGCACCCTCAAATAAGAGAAGACAAGCCAGGGAAATGTCCTATTTGTCATATGAACTTAACAAAAGTTGAGGTGGAACACGATCACGCCACTGATAAAGAGGCCAAGGCCGAAAAGAAACAGCTCTGGGCATGTGAGAACTTTCCTGAAGTTACAAGTGAGAAAGAAGAAGTTTGTCCTTTAGACGGAACTCCAATGGTTAAGGTGGATATAAATAAAAAAGAAGCGGCAAGTGTTGTTGCAAAAGTCAAACTTAGAAAGTCTCATCTTAATCACTTTAATCCATCTTTTTTTCCTGTAACGACAATGAAAATGACGAAGAAAATTAGACTTCTTGGACAAGTTTTAGAGTCAGAAGAAAAAGAAAGTAATATTCCGGCAAGAATAGATGGCCGAGTTGAAAAGGTATATGTGAAGTCGACTGGAAGTTTTGTAAAGGCCGGTGATCCTGTCGTTGATATCTATAGTCCAAGACTTATCACAGGTGGAGAAGAATATATTCTTGCCCGAAGTACATATTTAAAGAATAGAAGTCGTGAATTTCGAGATCTTTATCACCAAAGTCGTGAACGTCTTGAATTATGGGGAATAAAGAAAGACCAATACGAAGAATGGGCCAAAAACGGAAAAATTCCTAAGAATATCACGATTTATTCTCCTGCAACTGGTGTTGTTCAAACTAGAAATGCTACCGTAGGAAAGTACTTTAAAGAAGGTCAGGACTTTTTTAAATTATCAAACCTAAGTGATGTTTGGGTTGAGTTTGATGTTTATGAGCAAGACTCTGCACTAGTGGAAATTGGCCAAAAAGTAGAATTAAATTTTATTGCCCTTCCTGGTGAGACTACTACTGGTGAAATCGATTTTGTTAGTCCTGTACTAGATTCAACATCTCGAACACTTAAAGTTAGGGCAACAATTGAAAATAAGAATGGAAAATTAAAACCTGGGATGGTTGCAAACGCTCAAATAAGTCTTAATTTAGAAGGGATGCCTCTTGTTATTCCACGCTCGGCAGTTATTGATACTGGTAAGAGAAAGGTTGCGTGGGTTAAAGAATCTGATAGAAGTTTTAAATCGATAATTATTAATACAGGTCATGAGTCAGAAGGTTATGTTGAAGTTGTATCAGGACTGAAAGAAGGTGATGAAGTTGTTATTGAGGGCAACTTCCTACTAGATGCACAAGCACAATTATTTGG
- a CDS encoding TolC family protein, with protein sequence MFKYLIILLSCSTFAFTFNEAVEELKNHNSLQAMKGSAKSLLEKSQKQASWGDPMFKIAAKNLPVDSLKFDQTPMSGLEFGIGQKIALSNKYGKAGESQSAQARSINYSAMDLEQALTKSLWANLIEYKRINNELDILKENLSWISKMLKVSKKLYSNGRITQQALLDIQIRKSEVESEISNKNFEIKQNKSQLKYLVGNKALNFNYKSVPWKLLDTSKTEGQDFRLSSLKENLKAKEYSLEQSKLAYIPDITVSVGYTIRSDIDNNGDFIGAQITFPIPVSDDKSGAKGEAVANRYVAFKQLDDYKLKKSRDIEVIKDDIAKLNAELRIISRKSVNFAQNSRSITSKSYGLGNSTYVELLQSEIRLQTILLKKVALESKLSMRKVDLKYTLGESLYE encoded by the coding sequence ATGTTTAAGTATTTGATCATATTATTGAGTTGCTCAACTTTTGCTTTTACTTTCAATGAAGCAGTAGAAGAACTAAAGAATCACAATAGCCTTCAGGCCATGAAAGGAAGTGCAAAATCTTTACTTGAAAAGTCTCAGAAGCAAGCTTCATGGGGTGATCCAATGTTTAAGATTGCTGCAAAAAATCTTCCTGTGGACTCTCTTAAGTTTGATCAAACGCCAATGTCTGGACTGGAATTTGGAATCGGTCAAAAAATAGCTTTATCTAATAAATATGGAAAAGCCGGTGAAAGTCAAAGCGCACAAGCAAGGTCAATCAACTACAGTGCAATGGATCTCGAACAGGCCTTAACAAAAAGTCTTTGGGCAAATCTTATTGAATATAAAAGGATTAATAACGAATTAGATATATTAAAAGAGAATTTATCTTGGATTTCTAAGATGTTGAAAGTGAGTAAGAAACTCTACTCTAATGGCCGAATTACCCAACAAGCTTTATTAGATATTCAAATAAGAAAGTCTGAAGTTGAAAGTGAAATTAGTAATAAAAACTTTGAAATAAAGCAGAATAAATCTCAGCTTAAGTATCTGGTAGGTAATAAGGCGCTAAATTTTAACTATAAATCAGTGCCATGGAAGCTTCTTGATACAAGTAAAACTGAAGGCCAGGATTTTCGCTTAAGCTCTTTAAAGGAAAATCTAAAGGCAAAAGAATATTCACTAGAACAATCAAAGCTCGCTTATATCCCTGATATTACCGTATCTGTAGGGTATACGATCAGATCTGACATTGATAATAATGGTGACTTTATTGGTGCACAAATTACATTTCCAATTCCTGTATCAGACGATAAGTCTGGTGCTAAAGGGGAAGCTGTTGCCAATCGATATGTTGCCTTTAAGCAATTAGATGATTACAAATTAAAAAAGAGTCGTGATATTGAGGTTATTAAAGACGATATTGCTAAGCTTAATGCAGAGCTGAGAATTATCTCAAGAAAGTCAGTCAACTTTGCGCAAAACTCACGTTCAATTACTTCTAAATCTTATGGATTAGGTAATAGCACTTATGTTGAGTTATTACAGAGTGAAATTAGATTACAAACAATATTACTAAAGAAGGTCGCTTTAGAGTCAAAGCTTTCAATGAGAAAGGTGGACTTAAAGTATACTCTTGGAGAATCTTTATATGAATAA
- a CDS encoding metal-sensitive transcriptional regulator: MSKHPDHKATLTRVNRIEGQVRGIKNMIEDGKYCVDILTQIKSIRSALKGLELVILESHLNSCVINALKSGSSKESEEKIDEIMELLKRSAKS, encoded by the coding sequence ATGAGTAAACACCCAGACCATAAGGCGACACTGACTCGAGTAAATCGTATTGAAGGTCAGGTCAGAGGCATTAAGAATATGATCGAGGATGGAAAATACTGTGTTGATATTCTTACACAAATAAAATCAATTCGTAGTGCTTTGAAGGGACTAGAGTTAGTCATTTTAGAGTCTCACCTTAATAGTTGTGTGATAAATGCTCTTAAATCTGGATCTTCTAAAGAATCAGAAGAAAAGATAGATGAAATCATGGAATTACTTAAAAGATCTGCCAAGTCTTAG
- a CDS encoding heavy metal translocating P-type ATPase translates to MQSENVNQQDINIKISGMHCASCASSIEKEVAKIDGVKSSSVNYAVESGHFEFDNQETLKKIEDKIVDLGYSIQSDVEGEQQEDSKQTIEKDNFYKFLFGIILAISVFLFEMGPFKSWPNQKANWYIQLLLTLPVWAWIGLKFQRSLFQFLTSGRSNMNTLIGLGTSAAFLYSVFITVFTGYAREMGLTVRVYFEAVGFITSFVYLGQYFEERAKKKTKEALNDLFKLSAKKANVLRDDTFKEIDISEVVVGDIIRVRPGEKFAVDGVITKGSSSIDESMISGEPIPVSKTVDDEVFAGTINDDNVVEYKASKVGNDTFLSQIISFVEDAQSSKPEIQKYADRISSIFTPAVILISIITFISWYFLGGEPKWGNSISNFIAVLVIACPCALGLATPTAVVVSTGRASLKGLLIGGGEVIEKAVKIDTIIFDKTGTITFGKPSVIDEVYLDKSDRKELLTHLASIEQFSEHPLAKAVVNFAKESDIELFEPDSFEVIKGKGLIAEIDDIEYHIGNEALFDDARIKRDSNLVSNKVGSFVFVAKDKTHIATLIVGDEIKPSAKEAIDHFKNLGIETWMITGDNEQVAKSVSEEIGIDHYISKALPIAKAKQVEKLQSKGRKVAMIGDGINDAPALAKADLSMAMGTGTDVAISASDVTIVKGDIVKAVEFIELANGTMKIIKQNLFLSMIYNTLLIPVAAGVLVPFGGPAMPPVLASIAMGLSSISVVTNSLRIRKLI, encoded by the coding sequence ATGCAAAGTGAAAATGTGAATCAACAGGATATAAATATTAAAATCTCAGGCATGCATTGTGCTAGTTGTGCTTCTTCAATTGAGAAAGAAGTTGCAAAGATTGATGGCGTAAAGTCTAGTAGTGTTAACTACGCTGTTGAAAGTGGACACTTTGAATTTGATAATCAGGAGACCTTGAAAAAGATTGAAGATAAAATCGTCGATTTAGGTTATTCAATTCAATCTGATGTTGAAGGTGAGCAACAAGAGGATTCTAAACAGACGATTGAAAAAGATAATTTCTATAAGTTCTTATTTGGGATTATTCTGGCAATCTCTGTTTTCCTCTTTGAGATGGGACCTTTCAAGTCTTGGCCTAATCAAAAAGCAAATTGGTATATCCAGCTTCTTTTGACTCTACCTGTATGGGCGTGGATTGGTCTGAAATTTCAACGATCACTTTTTCAATTCTTAACGAGTGGTCGCTCTAATATGAATACGCTCATTGGTTTAGGTACTAGTGCGGCATTTCTCTACAGTGTTTTTATCACTGTCTTTACTGGCTATGCAAGAGAGATGGGATTGACTGTAAGAGTTTATTTTGAAGCAGTAGGATTTATCACTTCTTTTGTCTACTTAGGTCAATATTTTGAGGAAAGAGCAAAGAAGAAAACAAAAGAAGCCTTAAATGACTTATTTAAGTTATCTGCAAAGAAGGCAAATGTTTTAAGAGATGATACTTTTAAAGAAATTGATATTAGTGAAGTCGTCGTTGGAGATATCATAAGAGTTCGTCCTGGTGAGAAATTTGCTGTCGATGGGGTTATTACGAAAGGTAGCAGCTCAATTGATGAATCAATGATTTCAGGAGAACCAATTCCTGTTAGTAAGACAGTTGATGATGAAGTCTTTGCCGGAACAATTAATGATGACAATGTCGTTGAGTATAAAGCGAGTAAAGTAGGTAATGACACTTTTCTTTCTCAGATTATTAGTTTTGTAGAAGATGCTCAGTCGTCAAAGCCAGAGATACAAAAATATGCAGATCGCATAAGTAGTATTTTTACTCCTGCAGTTATACTTATTTCAATTATCACATTTATTAGTTGGTACTTCTTAGGTGGAGAACCTAAATGGGGTAATTCAATCTCAAACTTTATTGCTGTTCTTGTTATTGCATGCCCTTGTGCACTTGGATTAGCAACTCCAACGGCCGTTGTTGTTTCAACTGGTCGCGCATCTTTAAAAGGACTTTTAATTGGTGGTGGAGAAGTAATAGAGAAGGCCGTAAAAATTGATACAATTATCTTTGATAAAACAGGAACAATAACTTTTGGAAAGCCTAGTGTTATTGATGAGGTCTACTTAGATAAGAGTGACAGAAAAGAACTACTTACTCATTTAGCTTCTATTGAGCAATTTTCGGAACATCCACTAGCTAAGGCCGTTGTTAACTTTGCTAAAGAAAGTGATATCGAGCTTTTTGAACCAGATAGCTTTGAAGTTATTAAAGGAAAGGGGCTAATCGCTGAAATCGATGATATTGAATACCATATTGGTAATGAAGCATTATTTGATGATGCGAGAATTAAAAGGGACTCTAATCTTGTTTCAAATAAAGTAGGAAGTTTTGTTTTTGTCGCTAAGGATAAGACTCATATCGCAACTCTGATCGTGGGTGATGAAATTAAGCCAAGTGCAAAAGAGGCCATTGATCATTTTAAAAATCTTGGAATCGAAACTTGGATGATTACAGGAGATAACGAGCAAGTTGCAAAAAGTGTAAGTGAAGAAATTGGAATCGACCATTATATTTCTAAGGCATTACCGATTGCAAAGGCCAAACAAGTTGAAAAATTACAGTCCAAGGGGCGAAAAGTTGCAATGATTGGGGATGGAATCAATGACGCCCCAGCTTTAGCTAAAGCTGATCTATCCATGGCCATGGGAACTGGAACAGACGTTGCAATCAGTGCTTCTGATGTTACAATTGTTAAAGGCGATATAGTTAAAGCGGTAGAGTTTATTGAACTTGCTAATGGTACAATGAAAATCATTAAGCAAAATCTCTTCCTATCGATGATTTATAATACATTATTAATACCAGTAGCTGCAGGCGTTCTTGTTCCATTTGGAGGCCCTGCCATGCCACCTGTTCTTGCAAGTATTGCTATGGGACTTAGTAGTATTTCAGTTGTTACTAATAGTTTAAGAATAAGGAAGTTGATATGA
- a CDS encoding heavy-metal-associated domain-containing protein, producing MKKVKFIVSGIKCGGCVSKVEGGLKDISGISSVDVDVENQEVLVSGESNFSNMQIKTTLSGIGFPVSSIKKLQA from the coding sequence GTGAAAAAAGTTAAGTTTATTGTAAGTGGTATTAAATGTGGTGGTTGTGTAAGTAAAGTTGAAGGCGGACTTAAAGATATTTCAGGTATTTCAAGTGTTGATGTTGATGTTGAAAATCAGGAAGTGCTTGTAAGTGGTGAGAGTAACTTTTCAAATATGCAAATCAAGACCACTCTTTCTGGTATCGGTTTCCCTGTTTCAAGTATTAAAAAACTTCAGGCTTAG
- a CDS encoding tail fiber domain-containing protein — MTFFLALCLSLVLSSNTLATKIGYSGRLVQADGTPISGTPNLQFDLYYSNDLATSLATQTLNSVPLSNGIYTVELDFPSLATLIANTPASETLVIQVRDTTNTITFDYQNILATPLASYAVTAESIADAAITPQSLDFVASCADNQILIKNGSQFDCINQTAALSIDSTLVNNAGTIGQATVGTAGTYTSVTVDAYGRVTAGSNPTPTIGSSEITDGSIVDADINSAANISWSKINAPTIDKTYVGLQNVLNVAQIPASDLDNSGTLDSATQVPSELAVKGYIDIYADAKVINSMAGTETTQAPSVDSVKNYVTAQTGAITSSQWTTSGSDIYYSSGYIGIGTTTPAKHLHIKESTNTQAMLRLESSRDAVGASTAVVEFLAAASPAPLDKKHFQIMNVNGTAENILSFTSNDDSMTSANKILNLTHSGNVGIGKTNPAEKLEVDGNIQVTTGNDICIAGSGCLSSAVTGGGETNTASSAGGTSLVLAKSGTDLPFKGLTSTSGITLTSNASDIGIGLDTAVVRSTALATPLSGYTTGAASSVVATDSILGAFGKVQGQLDAHATSIAGNSITDSDDITEGATNLYFTDIRAKTASVVNSTAGSEIDQAASVSAMKSYVLAETGAINESQWITTGSDIYYNTGSVGIGTQTPTVPLEVTTTTGPTNVLVKSNDGAANLHLDRATSSDQAKVLLSTASSADWSIGMYGDSFQLYEFGHGETGRRFTIEADTGNVGIGTTSPTQKLTVDGNINVTTGNDICIDGSGCLSSAVSGGGETNTASSAGGTSLVLPKSGTDLPFKGLTSTSDIALTANANDIQIGVSTSNGAGEVLRLDGSGRVPASNVMGTPLTGYTVGANAVLAPTDTILDAYGKLQAQINANYTAITGLSDTDDLSEGVTNLYFTDGRAQTAAVVDSTVGNETTQAPSVSAIKTYVDARATQWTTAGSDIYYNSGNVGIGTTNPKDTLDLSGGVLRFDNNPTNHFKAPSAETTEPFRVFVQDDQANANVYGTNNNSAIIFENQDSNNPVPDDGLYFINTGSDDIPKIAMTIQGNGRVGIGTASPTQALDVSGNIKGAAFYGDGSNLTGVDSTSSSNEVDNVIAADSDSNGTGVINFRTGGTTKMTIDNSGNLGVGTSTPESVAHIANTSGRLILESTGANNTFVTLRPDSGSADQVNLGVNDATGAFSIAGSGGIGANDLLTVESSGNVGIGTNTPVGDFQVVGNEGNVVISGTDGEGDYSNIQSNNHANLLIGSNLRISDTGVGHDLEVSQTHATMSGAGITIGGNTTSGDFIDSGVVSIYSTKGAATQDDDFTAAPTAVFRHGKVGIGTTTPTAPLFVERNIADYTTSFPETVSRATMLLKTHDTDSTLTSFGAFSLGAGYLQRTNGAGSTAYDFFLNPYGGNVGIGTTTGEGKLSVGNFYHTDSYQVTASNTTLAEVTIGGASLPTTGVYSVQLVTQGTATDTGALYLVWYDEGSATWKTRLSSRNNGTSNNPYVVIESNVPKIKTSHTNDYSIAVTIRSASGEANSLPHTWGGHFQWQRDGNSLSYADGQVAVGGNPTSEADFTVNQSLRQMSSSGVGGLTVISGNDQVGLQVFDIDGSAGTGDDKIPSVYWGDNPTDDLAFTRYTSGGSYTEYMRLTGTGSLGIGTTNPGADLHVHGRDSAAAYPTDTTAGNLVHKITNSNNGVEIGTSGAVNGRRAWILARHSSTSTYGDYLSTLHLQPDVGTDTNYHGVAIGLSAGTQLTANGERLVVNGTAAKPGGGSWATYSDERLKDLTGEYSHGLDEIMNLNTVKYRYKDNNALGILNEREHSGFIAQDVQKVIPEAVRKTTDDFLTVDNDPIFLALINATKEQQEQIEENKRMQKLMQEGNSRRISSLEEQVDALKEENEILKAYLCEKDPDMPLCPKN; from the coding sequence TTGACATTTTTTCTAGCACTATGTTTAAGCTTAGTATTAAGCTCAAATACGCTTGCGACAAAAATTGGTTACTCTGGTCGACTCGTTCAAGCAGATGGAACTCCAATTTCAGGAACACCTAATCTTCAATTTGATCTCTATTACTCGAACGATCTTGCAACTTCACTTGCAACGCAAACACTTAATTCAGTACCTCTTTCAAATGGAATCTATACTGTTGAGTTAGACTTTCCTTCATTGGCAACTTTAATTGCTAATACACCTGCTAGTGAAACCCTTGTAATACAAGTTCGCGATACAACTAATACGATCACTTTTGATTATCAAAATATTCTAGCAACACCTCTTGCAAGTTACGCAGTAACGGCAGAGTCTATTGCTGATGCGGCCATTACACCACAAAGTTTAGACTTTGTTGCAAGTTGTGCTGATAACCAAATACTAATTAAGAATGGATCTCAATTTGATTGTATAAATCAAACGGCAGCGCTTTCAATTGATTCAACTCTTGTAAATAATGCAGGAACAATTGGACAAGCAACTGTTGGCACGGCAGGAACTTATACTTCTGTTACAGTTGATGCTTATGGGCGTGTTACCGCTGGTTCAAATCCTACTCCAACAATTGGTTCAAGTGAGATTACAGATGGTTCAATTGTTGATGCCGATATTAATTCAGCGGCCAATATATCATGGTCAAAAATTAATGCTCCAACAATTGATAAGACTTATGTCGGACTACAAAATGTTTTAAACGTTGCTCAAATCCCAGCATCAGATCTTGATAACTCGGGAACTCTTGATAGTGCAACACAGGTTCCAAGTGAGCTTGCTGTAAAAGGATACATCGATATTTACGCTGACGCTAAAGTAATTAACTCAATGGCCGGAACAGAAACGACACAAGCTCCTTCTGTTGATTCAGTGAAAAATTATGTAACGGCTCAAACGGGAGCAATTACTTCTTCTCAATGGACGACTTCAGGAAGTGATATTTATTATAGCAGTGGATATATTGGAATTGGGACAACAACTCCCGCAAAACATCTTCATATAAAAGAGAGTACAAATACTCAAGCAATGCTAAGACTTGAATCAAGCCGTGATGCGGTTGGTGCTTCTACTGCTGTTGTGGAGTTCTTGGCCGCAGCATCTCCAGCACCACTCGATAAGAAACATTTTCAAATCATGAATGTAAATGGTACTGCCGAAAATATTCTATCTTTCACTTCTAATGATGATTCCATGACTAGTGCCAATAAGATTTTAAACCTAACTCATTCAGGTAACGTAGGTATTGGGAAGACAAATCCAGCTGAAAAGCTAGAAGTCGATGGTAATATTCAGGTTACAACTGGAAATGATATTTGTATTGCAGGATCAGGTTGTTTATCTAGTGCCGTAACAGGTGGCGGAGAGACCAATACTGCTTCAAGTGCTGGTGGGACTTCTCTTGTTTTAGCAAAGTCTGGAACTGATCTTCCATTTAAAGGTCTAACTTCAACGAGTGGGATTACTCTTACATCAAATGCAAGTGACATTGGAATAGGGCTTGATACAGCAGTTGTTAGAAGTACAGCCTTAGCTACTCCTTTATCTGGATACACAACAGGGGCCGCTTCAAGTGTAGTTGCAACGGATAGTATTCTAGGTGCTTTTGGTAAGGTTCAAGGCCAACTTGATGCTCATGCAACTTCAATTGCAGGAAATTCTATTACAGATTCAGATGATATTACTGAAGGAGCAACAAATTTATACTTCACAGATATTCGTGCAAAAACAGCATCAGTTGTAAACTCAACAGCTGGAAGTGAAATAGATCAAGCTGCATCAGTTTCCGCTATGAAGTCATACGTACTTGCTGAAACAGGTGCAATAAATGAATCACAGTGGATCACGACAGGAAGTGATATCTATTACAATACTGGAAGTGTTGGTATCGGAACTCAAACACCAACGGTTCCACTTGAAGTTACGACAACAACTGGGCCCACAAATGTTTTAGTGAAATCAAATGATGGAGCAGCTAACTTACATTTAGATCGAGCAACTAGTTCAGATCAAGCAAAAGTTCTTCTAAGTACAGCTTCAAGTGCCGATTGGAGCATTGGAATGTATGGTGATAGCTTTCAATTATACGAATTTGGCCACGGTGAAACTGGACGCCGTTTTACGATTGAAGCAGATACTGGAAATGTTGGTATTGGTACAACTTCTCCAACTCAAAAACTAACTGTAGATGGAAATATTAATGTAACAACAGGAAATGATATTTGTATTGATGGATCTGGCTGTTTATCAAGTGCTGTTTCTGGTGGCGGTGAAACAAATACTGCCTCAAGTGCCGGAGGGACTTCACTTGTTCTTCCAAAGTCTGGAACAGATCTACCATTTAAAGGCCTAACATCGACAAGTGATATTGCACTTACGGCAAATGCCAATGATATTCAAATTGGAGTTTCAACATCTAATGGTGCAGGTGAAGTTTTAAGACTTGATGGAAGTGGGCGAGTGCCTGCATCAAATGTAATGGGGACACCATTAACTGGTTACACTGTTGGTGCAAATGCTGTTCTTGCTCCAACCGATACAATTCTTGATGCTTATGGAAAGCTTCAAGCTCAGATTAATGCTAACTACACGGCAATCACTGGCCTAAGTGATACAGATGATCTTTCCGAAGGAGTGACTAATTTATATTTTACAGATGGCCGTGCTCAAACTGCTGCAGTCGTTGATTCAACAGTAGGGAATGAGACAACTCAAGCACCTTCAGTTAGTGCTATTAAAACATATGTTGATGCTCGTGCGACTCAGTGGACGACAGCTGGTAGTGATATTTACTATAACTCTGGAAATGTAGGAATTGGAACAACAAATCCTAAGGATACATTAGATCTATCTGGCGGAGTTCTTAGATTTGATAATAATCCAACCAATCACTTCAAGGCACCTTCAGCTGAAACAACTGAGCCTTTTAGGGTTTTTGTTCAAGATGATCAGGCCAATGCAAATGTCTATGGGACAAATAATAACAGCGCTATCATCTTTGAAAATCAAGATAGTAATAATCCCGTACCAGATGACGGCTTATATTTTATCAACACAGGTAGTGATGATATTCCAAAGATTGCAATGACAATTCAAGGAAATGGTCGAGTAGGAATTGGAACAGCATCACCAACTCAGGCGCTTGATGTTTCTGGAAATATTAAAGGGGCAGCATTCTATGGTGATGGTTCAAACTTAACTGGTGTTGATTCAACATCTTCATCAAATGAAGTTGATAATGTCATCGCTGCAGATAGTGATTCAAATGGAACAGGTGTTATTAATTTTCGAACTGGTGGTACAACAAAGATGACTATTGATAATAGTGGAAATCTAGGTGTTGGAACGAGTACGCCTGAATCAGTTGCTCATATTGCCAATACTAGCGGTCGACTTATCCTAGAGTCAACTGGTGCAAATAATACTTTTGTCACTCTAAGACCAGATAGTGGATCAGCAGATCAAGTTAATTTAGGAGTTAATGATGCAACTGGAGCTTTCTCTATTGCTGGTTCTGGAGGAATTGGAGCTAATGATCTTCTAACTGTCGAAAGTTCTGGGAATGTCGGAATTGGAACAAATACTCCAGTCGGTGATTTTCAAGTTGTAGGCAATGAAGGAAATGTCGTCATTTCAGGTACAGATGGTGAAGGTGATTACTCAAATATTCAATCAAATAATCATGCAAATCTTTTAATTGGTTCCAATTTAAGAATTTCAGATACCGGTGTTGGACATGATCTCGAAGTGAGTCAAACTCATGCTACTATGTCTGGTGCTGGTATTACTATTGGTGGTAACACAACTTCTGGCGACTTTATTGACTCAGGAGTAGTCTCTATTTATTCAACAAAAGGAGCCGCTACTCAAGACGATGATTTCACGGCAGCACCAACGGCCGTTTTTAGACATGGAAAAGTCGGGATTGGTACAACTACACCTACTGCACCATTATTTGTTGAAAGAAATATTGCTGATTACACAACAAGCTTTCCAGAGACAGTTTCTAGAGCAACAATGCTTTTAAAGACTCATGATACGGACTCTACCTTAACCTCTTTTGGGGCCTTTAGTTTAGGTGCTGGTTATCTTCAGAGAACAAATGGTGCAGGTTCAACAGCTTATGATTTCTTCTTAAATCCTTATGGAGGTAACGTCGGGATTGGAACAACAACAGGAGAAGGAAAACTCTCTGTTGGTAATTTCTACCATACTGACTCATATCAAGTAACAGCAAGTAATACGACTTTAGCTGAAGTTACGATTGGTGGGGCGTCTCTTCCAACAACTGGGGTATATTCTGTTCAACTCGTTACTCAGGGGACAGCTACAGATACAGGAGCACTTTATCTTGTTTGGTATGATGAAGGTTCTGCTACATGGAAGACTCGTCTTTCTAGTCGTAATAACGGGACTTCTAATAATCCATATGTTGTTATTGAATCTAATGTTCCTAAGATAAAAACAAGTCATACTAATGATTATAGTATTGCAGTAACAATTCGTAGTGCATCAGGTGAAGCTAATTCTCTTCCTCATACTTGGGGTGGACACTTTCAATGGCAAAGAGATGGAAATAGTCTCTCATACGCAGATGGACAAGTTGCAGTAGGTGGAAACCCTACTTCAGAGGCAGACTTTACTGTAAACCAATCTTTAAGACAGATGAGTTCAAGTGGAGTTGGTGGATTAACTGTAATATCAGGTAATGATCAGGTCGGCCTACAGGTTTTTGATATCGATGGAAGTGCAGGAACCGGTGATGATAAAATTCCATCAGTTTATTGGGGTGATAACCCAACTGATGACCTAGCATTTACAAGATATACAAGTGGTGGAAGTTACACCGAGTATATGAGGCTTACTGGTACAGGGTCACTAGGGATTGGAACGACAAATCCTGGAGCTGATTTACATGTTCACGGGCGAGATAGCGCTGCGGCCTATCCGACAGATACAACAGCTGGAAACCTTGTGCATAAGATAACAAATTCCAATAATGGTGTTGAAATTGGGACAAGTGGGGCCGTAAATGGAAGGCGTGCCTGGATTCTTGCAAGGCACTCTTCAACGAGTACTTATGGAGATTATTTATCAACTCTACACCTTCAGCCAGATGTTGGAACTGATACAAATTATCATGGGGTTGCCATTGGTCTTAGTGCTGGGACGCAATTAACGGCAAATGGTGAGAGATTAGTTGTTAATGGTACTGCTGCAAAACCTGGTGGAGGTTCTTGGGCCACATATTCAGATGAGAGACTGAAGGATCTTACTGGTGAGTATAGTCACGGATTAGATGAGATCATGAATTTAAACACTGTTAAGTATCGCTATAAAGATAATAATGCCCTTGGTATTTTAAATGAAAGAGAGCACTCTGGTTTTATTGCTCAAGATGTTCAAAAAGTAATTCCTGAAGCAGTTAGAAAGACAACTGATGACTTCTTAACTGTTGATAATGACCCAATCTTCTTGGCATTAATTAATGCAACAAAAGAGCAGCAGGAGCAAATTGAAGAAAATAAGCGTATGCAAAAGCTCATGCAAGAAGGCAACTCACGCCGTATTTCTTCTCTTGAAGAGCAAGTGGATGCCCTAAAAGAGGAAAATGAAATTCTTAAGGCCTACCTTTGTGAAAAAGACCCTGATATGCCTCTTTGCCCGAAAAACTAG